A stretch of DNA from Synechococcus sp. JA-3-3Ab:
CTCGGCGCCGTCGGTGAAAGATGATACTTTGGGAGAAAGCAACTGCGGCCCGCTACATGTCCAATAGGGATCCTTGTCTGCCGGCTGCTCGGCAACGCTGACGCGAATGTGCGAATGAACTTTCCCCATGCAAGACGAACGAGACACGCTTCGCCAACAGCTTCTCACCCTCCAAGGTGAGGCGCTTGCCCAGGTGGCGCAGGCCGCCGATCTGGACGCCTTGGAGCAGATCCGCATCGACTATCTGGGCAAGAAGGGGAAGCTCTCCAAGATCTTGGGGGGCATGGGGAAGCTGCCCCCGGAAGAACGGCCTGCCATTGGCGCTTTGGCCAACACCTTCAAAGAGGCCCTGCAATCTAGGCTGGATGAGCGCAAACGGGCCCTGGCCGAAGCTCAGCTCCAGGCTCGCCTGGAGGCGGAGCGGCTGGACGTCACTATGCCGGGGCCGCGCCGGCCTCTAGGGCGGATTCACCCTTTGCAGGCCACCATCGACCGCATGCTCGATATCTTTGTGGGGATGGGCTACACGGTGGTCCACGGCCCGGAGATCGAGACAGAGTACTACAACTTCGAGGCCCTCAACACCCCCGCCGACCACCCGGCGCGGGACATGCAGGATACCCTCTATTTGGAAAAGGGCTATCTGATGCGCACCCAAACCTCTTCGGTGCAGGTGCGTTATATGGAGCAACACCAGCCGCCCCTGCGCATTGTGCATGCCGGGCGAGTGATGCGCCGCGACAGTGTCGATGCCACCCACTCGGCTGTGTTTCACCAAATGGAAATCTTGGCGGTGGGCCAGAACCTCACCTTTTGCGACCTGAAGGGCACCCTCAAGGAGTTTGTCACTCGCCTGTTGGGCCAGCGAGAAACCCGCTTCCGGCCCAGCTATTTTCCGTTCACGGAGCCTTCTGCCGAGATGGATGTGCGTTTTGGCTCCAAGTGGCTGGAAATTTTTGGCTGCGGCATGGTGGATCCCAATGTATTTCAGGCGGTCGGCTATGACCCGGAGCGCTACACCGGCTTTGCGGCAGGGATCGGCGTTGAGCGGGTGGCCATGCTCTTACATGGCATTCAAGATATCCGCCTGTTCTACAGCAGCGACCTGCGCTTTTTGTCGCAATTTTAGGTCAAGAGAAGGTGCGTTTGTAAACCAACTGCAGATGTTCCAGCTCGTCTTTGCGATTGGCGCGGCGCAGCAAGCGCATCTGCTCTTCGAGAACTTGGCGGGCTTCGTTGCGGCTAATCGGATCAAAGACCAATTCTTCCACAGCAGAGGGGTCGTCGTCAGCGGGGGGCTTGAAGTAGACCCGAAAAAACAGCCGTTGGGCATAAAGGGTGGTGAAGATGGCCTCACCTTCGTTAACCCGACACAGGCCGTAGAGCAAACCAAATGTAGGGTGATTTAGATAGAGCTCATTCATGCCCAATAGCGTACCACTCTTGGTGGAGAAGAGGGGCTTTCCTTCTCGTTCGGTGGCCGAGAAAGTTGCCGAAACGATTTCGCTCCGGCTCTTGAGACCGAGAGCGCAAATCGTAGGTTCCACCCAGCTTGATTTTGGTTCGGCTGTTGCAACTGGATTCGAGGTTAACAGAGTTTTTTTAGACACAGGCCAGGCTGCTACCGCCGCTGCTGTTCCCCCACCTTTTTCTTCATGTCATGCAATTCCTTCTCTACCTCTAGCCGCATCTCCAGCCGGCGAAATTCCTCCTCCAACTTATCTTCCTCAAACGGTTTTCCCCAGGGGCTGAAGCCCCAAGCCGGCTCGGCGGCAGTTTTGGCTTGGGCGGCCTTGACTTCTTGCAGCTTGGTTTTCACCTCTTGGCGGCGCCGGGCAATTTGCGGCAGCAGAGCTTCCAGTTGCTGGATTTTCTCCTCCAGAGCCTTCCCTTGGTTGAACAACCGGCTTCCTTTCTCCAAAAGCTCGGCTTCCCGTCGACGCGCCCCTTCGGCCAGGTCGGGGCGGTTGGCCCGCTCGGCTTTTTCGATGCGAAAGTGCCAGGTCTTGATCTCCTCGCCCAGCTTGGCGAGAGCTTCGCTCAGGGCTTGCTTCTGGGCCAAGCTTTCCTGCCGCAGCCGTCGAGTTTCTTCTTCCTGCTGGCGCAACTGCTCGTCGAGGGCTTGCAACTCGATCTCTGGGTGGGCTTTGAGGAATTCCTCTAGGCGGGTCTCCAAAAATCGGATGATATCTTCGATCAATTTCATGGGCCGATCCTCACTGGCCGAGCGCTCAGTTGCGTTTAGGCTAGCGCAAGCCGGCTCGTTCCCGATAGGCCCCCGTTGGATCGCAGCCTAGACCAGCAAATGCCCATCGGCAACGCGGATGATGCGCTGGGCGGCCTGGGCCACTTCCAGGTCATGGGTAACCACGACAAGGGTAATGCCCTGGCGGTGCAGCTCGGCAAAGAGGTTGAGCACTTCCTGGCCGGTGCGGCTGTCCAGGGCTCCTGTAGGCTCGTCAGCCAACAACAGTTGTGGCCGGTTGACGATGGCACGGGCGATGGCCACC
This window harbors:
- the pheS gene encoding phenylalanine--tRNA ligase subunit alpha, with protein sequence MQDERDTLRQQLLTLQGEALAQVAQAADLDALEQIRIDYLGKKGKLSKILGGMGKLPPEERPAIGALANTFKEALQSRLDERKRALAEAQLQARLEAERLDVTMPGPRRPLGRIHPLQATIDRMLDIFVGMGYTVVHGPEIETEYYNFEALNTPADHPARDMQDTLYLEKGYLMRTQTSSVQVRYMEQHQPPLRIVHAGRVMRRDSVDATHSAVFHQMEILAVGQNLTFCDLKGTLKEFVTRLLGQRETRFRPSYFPFTEPSAEMDVRFGSKWLEIFGCGMVDPNVFQAVGYDPERYTGFAAGIGVERVAMLLHGIQDIRLFYSSDLRFLSQF
- a CDS encoding PipX family protein yields the protein MNELYLNHPTFGLLYGLCRVNEGEAIFTTLYAQRLFFRVYFKPPADDDPSAVEELVFDPISRNEARQVLEEQMRLLRRANRKDELEHLQLVYKRTFS
- a CDS encoding TIGR04376 family protein, with protein sequence MKLIEDIIRFLETRLEEFLKAHPEIELQALDEQLRQQEEETRRLRQESLAQKQALSEALAKLGEEIKTWHFRIEKAERANRPDLAEGARRREAELLEKGSRLFNQGKALEEKIQQLEALLPQIARRRQEVKTKLQEVKAAQAKTAAEPAWGFSPWGKPFEEDKLEEEFRRLEMRLEVEKELHDMKKKVGEQQRR